The DNA segment GCCGATCGCTCCGAAACCCAGTTCACGGCCCCACGTTTTGATGTTGAGCGCGAGCGTGTTCAGCGCCGCTTCATCGAAATGACGCTCGGCACGCACGTCGTCGATGGCGTCGATCGCGTCGATCGGCTCGGGCGTGCGGGACACTGGGGACTCCGGACTTCGGTTCATCACGCCATTTTACGAGAATGCCTGCCAATTCCGATCTCGCCGTTCCACCGGCCGCCAACGTCCTGCTCGAACGCACCTTCGCGCTCGCAGACGAAGCCGCCACCAACGCGTTCGGCGAGCGCTTCGCGAAGGCGATCGACAGTGTGCGTGAAGCCCGGCTCGACACGCCCGATGCTCATGGCGACAGGGCTTTTTATGGGCTGCAGGTCCAACTCGTCGGCGATCTCGGCGCCGGCAAAACCACACTGGTACGCGCCACGTTGCGCGGCCTCGGCCATACAGGCCGCGTGCGCAGTCCCACTTATACACTCGTCGAACCTTATACGCTCGCGCGGCCCGCTGGGGAACTCGCGCTCTATCAC comes from the Paraburkholderia sp. PREW-6R genome and includes:
- the tsaE gene encoding tRNA (adenosine(37)-N6)-threonylcarbamoyltransferase complex ATPase subunit type 1 TsaE, giving the protein MPANSDLAVPPAANVLLERTFALADEAATNAFGERFAKAIDSVREARLDTPDAHGDRAFYGLQVQLVGDLGAGKTTLVRATLRGLGHTGRVRSPTYTLVEPYTLARPAGELALYHFDLYRFTDPAEWADAGFREYFDSGAICLVEWPQRAGRLLGIPDLVFSLDLDSGNDARVLVARAYSESGKACLERC